In Geminocystis sp. NIES-3709, a single genomic region encodes these proteins:
- a CDS encoding phycobiliprotein lyase, whose translation MDGLTFFQNSAGKWRSQRTTHHLPFRRAETGGSDIQVETLTKENPKIIEICQMHSFDPELSVGGSYVTWDGAMQWDKENEDHKGETVFALIPTSENPRQGKLLRERGYAEIVPVAGEYYLDHEDALVLTTEYETMTIHERFWFVSDDIRLRTSTVKRFGGFNTATFCIEVRETEDDQTSNQKNSQTLLSTPAITGW comes from the coding sequence ATGGACGGTTTAACATTCTTTCAAAATAGTGCAGGAAAATGGCGATCGCAACGTACAACCCACCATTTACCCTTTAGACGGGCAGAAACAGGAGGATCAGACATTCAAGTAGAAACTCTAACTAAAGAAAATCCAAAAATTATTGAAATTTGTCAAATGCACTCCTTTGATCCAGAATTATCTGTTGGAGGTTCTTATGTGACATGGGATGGAGCAATGCAATGGGATAAAGAAAATGAAGATCACAAAGGTGAGACAGTTTTTGCTTTAATTCCCACCTCTGAAAATCCCCGTCAAGGAAAATTACTCAGAGAAAGAGGCTATGCCGAAATAGTTCCCGTTGCCGGAGAATATTATTTAGATCATGAAGATGCGTTGGTTTTAACTACAGAATATGAAACTATGACTATTCATGAACGGTTTTGGTTTGTAAGTGATGATATTAGATTAAGAACCAGTACAGTGAAACGTTTTGGAGGTTTCAACACGGCAACTTTTTGTATTGAAGTAAGAGAAACCGAAGATGATCAAACTTCTAACCAAAAAAATAGTCAAACTTTATTAAGCACTCCAGCAATTACAGGATGGTAA
- the zds gene encoding 9,9'-di-cis-zeta-carotene desaturase, which yields MRVAIVGAGLAGLATAIDLVDAGWEVEIFESRPFVGGKVGSWVDNDGNHIEMGLHVFFGCYYNLFALMEKVGAIENLRLKEHTHTFINEGGRVGELDFRFLTGAPFNGLKAFFTTSQLSLVDKIANSLALGTSPIVRGLIDFEGAMRNIRDLDGISFADWFRKHGGNQGSLDKMWNPIAYALGFIDTENISARCMLTIFQFFAVKTEASVLRMLEGSPHEYLHKPIVNYLESKGVKIHTRRQVREIKYQEGEDTLVTGLLVAKGDTEELITADAYVCACDVPGIQKVIPEGWRKWKEFDNIYKLTAVPVATVQLRFDGWVTELHDEKKRQQLDKAEGIDNLLYTCDADFSCFSDLALSSPADYYREGEGSLLQLVLTPGDPFIKETNENIANHVLKQVHKLFPSSQELNMTWYSVVKLAQSLYREAPGMDVYRPSQKTPISNFFLAGSYTQQDYIDSMEGATISGKQAAQVILQSNIKVLTIK from the coding sequence ATGCGAGTTGCGATCGTAGGTGCAGGATTAGCCGGATTAGCCACCGCCATTGACTTAGTTGATGCTGGTTGGGAGGTAGAAATATTTGAATCTCGCCCTTTTGTGGGCGGTAAGGTAGGGAGTTGGGTAGATAATGACGGTAATCATATTGAAATGGGATTACACGTATTTTTTGGTTGTTATTACAATCTTTTTGCTTTAATGGAAAAAGTAGGTGCGATCGAAAACCTCAGATTAAAAGAACATACTCATACTTTTATCAACGAAGGAGGTAGAGTCGGAGAACTAGATTTTCGCTTCCTAACAGGTGCTCCTTTTAATGGCTTAAAAGCATTTTTTACCACTTCTCAACTATCTTTGGTGGATAAAATAGCCAATTCTTTAGCATTAGGCACGAGTCCTATTGTACGAGGGTTAATCGACTTTGAAGGTGCTATGCGCAATATCCGAGACTTAGACGGTATTAGTTTTGCCGATTGGTTTCGTAAGCACGGAGGAAATCAGGGAAGTCTTGATAAAATGTGGAATCCCATCGCCTACGCATTAGGATTTATTGACACAGAAAATATTTCTGCTCGTTGTATGCTAACCATCTTTCAATTTTTTGCCGTCAAAACAGAAGCATCCGTGCTAAGAATGTTAGAAGGTTCACCTCATGAATATTTACATAAACCGATCGTTAATTATTTAGAATCTAAAGGAGTAAAAATTCATACCCGTCGCCAAGTTAGAGAAATTAAATATCAAGAAGGAGAAGATACCCTCGTTACTGGTTTATTAGTAGCAAAAGGAGACACGGAAGAATTAATCACTGCTGATGCTTATGTTTGTGCTTGTGATGTCCCCGGTATTCAAAAAGTTATTCCTGAAGGGTGGCGTAAATGGAAAGAATTTGACAATATTTATAAACTTACTGCTGTACCTGTTGCTACCGTACAACTGAGGTTTGATGGTTGGGTGACAGAATTACACGATGAGAAAAAACGCCAACAGTTAGATAAAGCAGAAGGTATTGATAACTTACTTTATACTTGCGATGCAGACTTTTCCTGTTTTTCAGATTTAGCCTTATCAAGTCCTGCAGATTACTATAGAGAAGGTGAAGGCTCTTTGTTACAATTAGTGTTGACTCCGGGTGATCCTTTTATCAAAGAAACAAACGAAAATATTGCTAATCATGTTTTAAAACAAGTTCATAAACTATTTCCTTCTTCCCAAGAATTGAATATGACATGGTATAGTGTCGTCAAATTAGCTCAATCTCTTTACAGAGAAGCACCGGGTATGGATGTTTATCGCCCATCTCAAAAAACTCCTATTTCTAATTTTTTCTTAGCTGGTAGTTACACTCAACAAGATTATATTGACAGCATGGAAGGTGCTACGATTTCAGGAAAACAAGCAGCTCAGGTTATTTTGCAATCAAATATTAAGGTGTTGACAATCAAATAA
- the ispG gene encoding (E)-4-hydroxy-3-methylbut-2-enyl-diphosphate synthase encodes MQTIDKPLPSLNLFDGTIHRRKTRPVKIGNITIGGNNPVVVQSMINEDTLDVSASVDAIRRLHEIGCEIVRVTVPSLAHAKAVGEIKEKLIKTYQYVPLVADVHHNGMKIALEVAKHVDKVRINPGLYVFEKPKNDRTDYSDKEFADIGDKIRETLEPLVISLRDQGKAMRIGVNHGSLAERMLFTYGDTPEGMVESAIEFIKICESLDFRNLIISMKASRVPVMLSAYRLMVKRMDELGMDYPLHLGVTEAGDGEYGRIKSTAGIGTLLAEGIGDTIRVSLTEAPEKEIPVCYSILQALGLRKTMVEYVACPSCGRTLFNLEEVLHKVREATKHLTGLDIAVMGCIVNGPGEMADADYGYVGKQPGFISLYRGKEEIKKVPETEGVTELINLIKADGRWVEP; translated from the coding sequence ATGCAAACTATAGATAAACCCTTACCTAGCCTGAATCTCTTTGATGGTACAATTCATCGCCGTAAAACTCGCCCTGTTAAAATAGGTAACATTACTATCGGCGGAAATAATCCCGTAGTAGTGCAATCCATGATAAATGAAGATACCCTCGATGTATCTGCTTCTGTTGACGCTATTCGTCGTTTACATGAAATTGGTTGCGAAATTGTACGAGTGACAGTGCCAAGTCTTGCCCATGCTAAGGCAGTGGGAGAAATTAAGGAAAAATTGATCAAAACCTATCAATATGTCCCTTTAGTCGCTGATGTTCACCATAATGGCATGAAAATCGCTCTTGAGGTGGCTAAACACGTTGATAAGGTGCGTATTAATCCGGGTTTATACGTCTTTGAAAAACCTAAAAACGATCGAACAGATTACAGTGATAAAGAATTTGCTGATATTGGGGATAAAATTAGGGAAACTCTGGAACCTTTGGTGATTTCCTTAAGAGATCAAGGAAAAGCTATGCGTATCGGGGTTAATCATGGCTCTTTAGCCGAAAGAATGCTCTTTACCTATGGAGATACTCCCGAAGGTATGGTAGAATCTGCGATCGAGTTTATTAAAATCTGTGAATCATTAGATTTCCGTAACCTCATCATCTCCATGAAAGCCTCCAGAGTACCTGTAATGTTATCGGCTTATCGCTTAATGGTAAAACGCATGGACGAATTAGGCATGGATTACCCCTTACATTTAGGCGTTACCGAAGCAGGAGACGGAGAATATGGCCGTATCAAGTCCACCGCAGGTATTGGTACATTATTGGCTGAAGGCATCGGCGATACTATCCGAGTATCTTTAACAGAAGCCCCAGAAAAAGAAATCCCTGTTTGCTATAGCATTTTACAAGCCCTCGGATTGCGTAAAACTATGGTGGAATATGTAGCTTGTCCTTCTTGCGGACGTACTTTATTTAATTTAGAAGAAGTATTACACAAAGTAAGAGAAGCCACAAAACACTTAACAGGGTTAGATATAGCCGTTATGGGGTGTATTGTAAATGGGCCTGGAGAAATGGCTGACGCTGATTATGGCTATGTAGGTAAACAACCCGGTTTTATTTCCTTGTATCGTGGCAAAGAAGAAATCAAAAAAGTGCCAGAAACTGAGGGCGTAACCGAATTAATCAACTTAATTAAAGCTGATGGCAGATGGGTTGAACCATAG
- a CDS encoding NAD(P)H-quinone oxidoreductase subunit H codes for MAKIETRTEPMVLNMGPHHPSMHGVLRLIVTLDGEDVVDCEPVIGYLHRGMEKIAENRTNVMYVPYVSRWDYAAGMFNEAITVNAPEKLADIQVPKRAQYIRVIMLELNRIANHLLWLGPFLADVGAQTPFFYIFREREMIYDLWESASGMRLINNNYFRIGGVAVDLPYGWVDKCEDFCDYFLPKVDEYEKLITNNPIFRKRIEGIGTITREQAINWGLSGPMLRGSGVKWDLRKVDRYECYDDFDWDVQWETEGDCFARYIIRIREMRESVKIIRQALKGLPGGAYENLEAKRLQEGKKSEWNNFEYQYIAKKVAPTFKIPAGEHYVRLESGKGELGVFIVGNDDVFPWRWKIRAPDFNNLQILPHLLKGVKVADIMAILGSIDVIMGSVDR; via the coding sequence ATGGCTAAAATAGAAACTAGAACAGAACCAATGGTTCTCAATATGGGGCCTCATCATCCTTCCATGCACGGGGTTTTAAGGCTAATTGTCACCCTTGATGGTGAAGATGTGGTAGATTGTGAACCCGTCATTGGTTATTTACATCGAGGCATGGAAAAAATCGCTGAAAATCGAACTAATGTAATGTATGTACCTTATGTTAGTCGTTGGGATTATGCCGCAGGAATGTTTAACGAAGCCATTACCGTCAACGCCCCAGAAAAATTAGCGGATATTCAAGTACCCAAACGGGCGCAATATATCCGAGTCATCATGTTAGAGTTAAACCGCATAGCTAACCATTTACTATGGCTTGGCCCTTTTTTAGCAGATGTAGGCGCACAAACTCCCTTTTTCTATATTTTCCGTGAAAGAGAGATGATTTATGATTTATGGGAATCCGCTTCAGGAATGCGTTTAATTAATAACAACTATTTCCGTATTGGAGGAGTTGCCGTTGATTTGCCTTACGGTTGGGTGGACAAGTGTGAAGATTTTTGCGATTATTTCTTACCTAAAGTGGATGAATATGAGAAGTTAATCACCAATAATCCTATTTTCCGTAAACGGATTGAAGGCATCGGTACTATTACCAGAGAACAAGCTATTAACTGGGGTTTATCAGGGCCTATGTTGCGTGGTTCAGGGGTAAAATGGGATCTGCGTAAAGTCGATCGTTATGAATGTTACGATGATTTTGATTGGGATGTGCAATGGGAAACGGAAGGTGATTGTTTTGCCCGTTATATCATTAGAATTAGAGAAATGCGCGAATCGGTAAAAATCATCCGTCAAGCCTTAAAAGGTTTACCCGGTGGTGCCTATGAAAACTTAGAAGCCAAAAGACTGCAAGAAGGCAAAAAATCCGAATGGAATAACTTTGAGTATCAATACATTGCCAAAAAAGTTGCCCCCACCTTCAAAATTCCAGCAGGTGAACATTATGTCCGCCTAGAAAGTGGTAAGGGCGAGTTAGGGGTGTTTATTGTGGGGAATGATGATGTTTTCCCTTGGCGTTGGAAAATCCGCGCCCCTGATTTTAATAATTTACAAATTCTGCCTCACCTTCTTAAAGGAGTCAAGGTTGCTGATATTATGGCAATCCTTGGTAGTATTGACGTAATTATGGGATCGGTCGATCGATAG
- a CDS encoding 2-dehydropantoate 2-reductase, translated as MGVNFNSSSAVTEGIFLDGDYCLDHSSIGIPVHPLQYRAIGVIQGIYEPLENTLTKGIITTADNSTFETVLLGKTISAVKNHVDLNEVQNWVVYPHIVPELDRIHLQVAGIFVVNNTNNNYLPPNYFSIRGEVIYSSKKEQKVIVKICKNDSLSSKRISFFKLELTGKIPDHTIKHFYSFSVFLEGQKLIIKKYIDLGLIAVNF; from the coding sequence GTGGGTGTAAATTTTAATAGTTCTTCGGCGGTGACAGAAGGTATTTTTTTAGATGGCGATTATTGTTTAGATCATAGTTCGATCGGTATTCCTGTTCATCCTTTACAATATAGAGCGATCGGAGTTATTCAAGGTATTTATGAACCATTAGAAAATACTTTAACTAAAGGTATTATAACCACTGCGGATAATTCTACTTTTGAGACTGTATTGTTAGGCAAAACCATTAGTGCAGTAAAAAATCATGTGGACTTAAATGAGGTGCAAAATTGGGTTGTTTATCCTCATATTGTACCAGAACTCGATCGAATTCATTTACAAGTAGCCGGTATTTTTGTGGTAAATAACACCAATAATAATTATTTACCGCCCAATTATTTTTCCATTAGAGGAGAAGTTATTTATTCTTCTAAAAAAGAGCAGAAAGTTATTGTTAAAATCTGTAAAAATGATAGTTTATCAAGTAAAAGAATTAGCTTTTTTAAACTAGAATTAACTGGAAAAATTCCCGATCATACTATCAAACATTTTTACTCTTTTAGTGTTTTTTTAGAAGGACAAAAACTAATAATTAAAAAATATATAGATTTAGGCTTAATTGCAGTTAATTTCTAA
- a CDS encoding sulfite exporter TauE/SafE family protein produces MTPTELIILISIFLLTSVIGVVTGSNSLITVPVMLEFNISPANAIATNMFALIFMSVGGTIPFLKGDLLKRKDLYLLIFLTVIGSILGALLVVIIPSKTMPLLISIFMIAVTIFSVVNRNKGVEKKEKPSPKAEKIGYGLTFALGIYGGFFSGGYVTTLTASFVAFLNMTFVEAVAVTKVLNIFSSLVATSIFMTQGFVDYKLGIILGITMFFGAMIGAKFALKMSNLWLRRIFIVTVIILALRNLLQWLT; encoded by the coding sequence TTGACACCTACCGAATTAATAATTTTAATTAGTATTTTTCTGTTGACTAGTGTTATCGGTGTTGTAACAGGTAGTAACTCATTAATTACCGTACCTGTAATGCTTGAGTTCAATATATCTCCAGCAAATGCGATCGCAACTAATATGTTTGCATTAATATTCATGAGTGTTGGGGGTACAATTCCTTTCTTAAAAGGAGATTTGCTCAAACGCAAAGACTTATACTTATTAATCTTTTTGACTGTTATTGGTTCTATATTGGGGGCATTATTGGTGGTAATAATACCTTCAAAAACGATGCCTTTGCTTATCTCAATTTTCATGATTGCGGTGACAATTTTTTCTGTAGTAAATCGCAATAAAGGAGTCGAAAAAAAGGAAAAACCTTCCCCAAAAGCAGAAAAAATCGGTTATGGTTTAACTTTTGCGTTAGGTATTTATGGCGGATTTTTTAGCGGAGGTTATGTTACCACTCTTACCGCTTCTTTTGTTGCTTTTTTAAACATGACGTTTGTTGAAGCTGTAGCAGTGACAAAAGTTCTCAATATTTTTTCTTCATTGGTTGCGACTTCGATTTTTATGACTCAAGGATTTGTGGATTATAAATTAGGAATAATTTTAGGAATAACGATGTTTTTTGGGGCAATGATTGGGGCAAAATTTGCTTTAAAAATGAGTAATCTTTGGTTAAGAAGAATTTTTATTGTTACGGTAATTATTCTTGCTTTGAGAAATTTATTACAATGGTTAACTTAG
- a CDS encoding ABC transporter permease — protein sequence MKQYWWWNENLIYLLKRLSQGLLTLFLASMLSFAIIQLAPGDYLDNLRQNPTISQETIEELKIRFGLDKSPLQQYGLWLKQVVTRFDFGESFVYSRSVSSLILERIPATLLLAFSSLIITWSIALPLGIISAVKQNTIIDRILRVISYFGQGFPSFITALLLLILAQNLAPIFPVGGMTSINHDELSFMGKITDIGWHMILPTLALSITSFAGLQRLTRGQLLDVLRQDYIQTARAKGLPENRVLYVHALRNAINPLITLIGFEFASLLSGSFIAEYFFNWPGLGRLILQAVQSQDLYLVMASLMMGATMLIIGNLIADLLLKVVDPRIQLENLDS from the coding sequence ATGAAACAATATTGGTGGTGGAATGAAAATCTAATTTATCTGTTAAAACGTCTATCTCAAGGACTTTTAACACTATTTTTAGCATCAATGCTCAGTTTTGCTATTATTCAATTGGCACCAGGTGATTACTTAGATAATCTTCGACAAAATCCGACGATTTCTCAAGAAACTATTGAGGAATTAAAAATTCGTTTTGGTTTAGATAAATCTCCTTTACAACAATATGGTTTGTGGCTTAAACAGGTTGTTACAAGGTTTGATTTTGGGGAAAGTTTTGTCTATTCTCGATCGGTTTCTAGTCTTATTTTAGAAAGGATTCCAGCTACTTTACTTCTCGCATTTTCTTCTCTAATTATTACATGGTCGATCGCTTTACCATTAGGAATTATTAGTGCGGTTAAACAAAACACTATTATCGATCGAATTTTGAGAGTAATTAGTTATTTTGGACAAGGATTTCCTAGTTTTATTACTGCTCTATTATTGTTAATTTTGGCTCAAAATTTAGCACCTATTTTTCCTGTTGGTGGTATGACAAGTATTAATCACGATGAATTGTCTTTTATGGGGAAAATAACAGATATAGGATGGCACATGATTTTACCCACTCTTGCCCTTAGTATAACAAGTTTCGCTGGATTACAACGGTTAACGAGAGGACAACTTTTAGATGTATTAAGACAAGATTATATTCAAACAGCAAGGGCGAAAGGTTTGCCAGAAAATCGTGTTTTATATGTTCATGCTTTACGCAATGCTATCAACCCTCTAATTACTTTAATTGGCTTTGAATTTGCTAGTTTATTAAGTGGTTCATTTATTGCCGAATATTTCTTTAATTGGCCTGGTTTAGGGCGATTAATATTACAAGCCGTACAATCTCAAGATTTATATTTAGTAATGGCTAGTTTGATGATGGGTGCGACGATGCTAATTATTGGTAATTTAATTGCTGACTTACTTTTGAAAGTTGTTGATCCTCGTATTCAATTAGAAAATCTCGATAGTTAA
- a CDS encoding FHA domain-containing protein: MDNYSSANLRLINSNSGQENHYILSTNKPNLIGRSPECQVILNPQEFITVSRIHAQIEFISQDDRGYWQITDNYTTNGTLINGEKITDSYILKSGDRIILGLKGPEFIFETEIVNSILNSTVLVELTEEESTILEIVKEEEITEESIEEIEELNQEDIEEIIEDSEEIIEELKIVEVQEQKEEIIESKQVVITPTEIIVNIPTNQDKLLSNIVEENILPTEIIDNVTNKNIEQTKTEIISNENIPNFSVENKLATTTIWNLFNFQEITHIEAEQNSIQCLALSDDQKMIVSGGNDNLVKLWNIEEREEIASFSGHKMAVNGVSISPDNKLIVSGGNDKLVKLWNIEDRKEIASFSSHKMAVNGVSISSDNKLIASGSSDKLVKLWSVEDEKEIASFTGHKTEINTVVFNHNNELIASSGGDQLIKLWNIKTKAEEKTVKAEFKFPITGLFFHPNNTSIICISQQDQKVSLIDLDSELELFSFHIPSKLSDLKFISMNGSFFLSIKDNKMLINQLN; encoded by the coding sequence ATGGATAATTATTCTTCTGCTAATTTACGTTTAATTAATTCTAATTCAGGACAAGAAAATCATTATATTCTCTCTACTAATAAGCCTAATTTAATAGGTCGATCGCCAGAATGTCAAGTAATTTTAAATCCTCAAGAATTTATTACGGTATCTCGTATTCATGCTCAAATAGAGTTTATATCTCAAGACGATCGAGGTTATTGGCAAATCACAGATAACTATACGACTAATGGCACTTTAATTAACGGAGAAAAAATTACTGATTCTTATATTTTAAAATCAGGCGATCGGATTATTTTAGGATTAAAAGGACCAGAATTTATTTTTGAAACTGAAATTGTAAATTCGATTTTAAATTCAACGGTTTTAGTAGAATTAACAGAAGAAGAAAGTACCATTTTAGAAATAGTAAAAGAAGAAGAAATAACGGAAGAATCGATCGAAGAAATTGAAGAACTAAATCAAGAGGATATTGAAGAAATTATAGAAGATAGTGAGGAGATAATAGAAGAATTAAAAATAGTTGAAGTACAAGAACAAAAAGAAGAAATTATCGAATCAAAACAAGTCGTAATTACTCCTACAGAAATTATTGTTAATATTCCTACCAATCAGGATAAATTGTTATCAAATATCGTTGAAGAAAATATTTTACCGACAGAAATTATTGACAATGTAACCAATAAAAATATTGAACAAACTAAAACGGAAATAATCAGCAATGAAAACATTCCCAATTTTTCTGTGGAAAATAAATTGGCTACTACTACTATTTGGAATTTATTTAATTTTCAGGAAATAACACATATTGAAGCAGAGCAAAATAGTATTCAATGTTTGGCTTTGAGTGATGATCAAAAAATGATTGTCAGTGGTGGAAATGATAACTTAGTTAAGTTATGGAATATCGAAGAAAGAGAAGAAATTGCCTCTTTTTCTGGTCATAAAATGGCAGTAAATGGAGTAAGTATTAGTCCTGATAATAAATTAATTGTTAGTGGTGGAAATGATAAATTAGTCAAGTTATGGAATATCGAAGACAGAAAAGAAATAGCCTCTTTTTCTAGTCATAAAATGGCAGTAAATGGAGTAAGTATTAGTTCTGATAATAAGTTAATTGCTAGTGGTAGTAGTGATAAATTAGTTAAGTTATGGAGTGTGGAAGATGAAAAAGAAATAGCTTCTTTTACTGGGCATAAAACAGAAATAAATACAGTTGTTTTTAATCATAATAATGAACTTATTGCCAGTAGCGGAGGAGATCAACTTATTAAACTGTGGAATATAAAAACTAAAGCAGAAGAAAAGACTGTCAAAGCAGAATTTAAGTTTCCCATTACAGGCTTATTTTTTCATCCAAATAATACCTCTATCATATGTATCAGTCAACAAGATCAAAAAGTTTCTTTAATTGATTTAGACAGTGAATTAGAATTATTTAGTTTTCATATTCCCTCTAAACTTTCTGATTTAAAATTTATTAGTATGAATGGTAGTTTTTTTCTTAGTATTAAAGACAATAAAATGCTGATCAATCAGTTAAATTAG
- the nagA gene encoding N-acetylglucosamine-6-phosphate deacetylase, translating into MSLKEITTKIITNARLIGYKNLQTITIENNVITKIQDSYLCLQGDLDLQGDWLSLGGVDLQINGGLGLAFPDLSIDDIPKLHDICAYLWGVGVDQFLPTIVTTSVDKIHQSLRIIHEFMNLEKKPQQAEIIGVHLEGPFLNYDKRGAHPEQHLLPLTLDNVKEVLGEYSHIIKIMTLAPELEQSEEVIPYLNSIEIIVSLGHSQATAEQAKRAFSQGASMVTHAFNAMPNLHHRQPGLLGEAIINPKVYCGLIADGNHVNPTMLNLILRASNYDEGIFLVSDALSPIGLRDGVYPWDDRTIEVINGTARLPDGTLSGTTLPLFVGAQNLVKWDICNIEQAISLVTDAPRKAIDLPCLQIGSSANLIRWRYHSQTRELEWFRINLVNTKSY; encoded by the coding sequence ATGAGTTTGAAGGAAATTACTACTAAAATTATCACTAATGCAAGATTGATTGGTTATAAAAATCTACAAACTATAACCATTGAAAATAATGTAATTACAAAAATCCAAGACAGTTATTTATGTCTTCAAGGAGACTTAGATTTACAAGGAGATTGGCTTTCTTTAGGGGGAGTTGATTTACAAATTAATGGGGGATTAGGGTTAGCTTTTCCTGATTTGTCGATCGATGATATTCCTAAACTTCATGATATTTGTGCTTATTTATGGGGGGTAGGAGTTGATCAATTTTTACCAACAATTGTTACTACTTCAGTCGATAAAATTCATCAATCTTTAAGGATTATTCATGAGTTTATGAATTTAGAAAAAAAACCTCAACAGGCAGAAATTATTGGGGTTCATTTAGAAGGCCCTTTTTTAAATTATGATAAAAGAGGTGCACATCCTGAACAACATTTATTACCGTTGACTTTGGATAATGTTAAAGAAGTTTTAGGAGAATATTCCCATATTATTAAAATTATGACTCTAGCCCCTGAATTAGAGCAATCAGAGGAGGTTATTCCCTATTTAAACTCGATCGAGATTATAGTTAGTTTAGGACATTCTCAAGCAACAGCAGAACAAGCAAAACGAGCTTTTAGTCAAGGTGCATCAATGGTTACTCATGCTTTTAATGCTATGCCAAATTTGCATCATCGTCAACCGGGGTTATTAGGGGAAGCTATTATTAATCCGAAGGTTTATTGTGGTTTAATTGCTGACGGTAATCATGTTAATCCCACTATGTTAAACCTTATTTTGAGGGCTAGTAATTATGACGAAGGTATTTTTTTAGTTAGTGATGCTTTATCTCCTATTGGTTTGAGGGATGGGGTTTACCCTTGGGACGATCGAACTATTGAAGTCATAAATGGTACTGCTAGATTACCCGATGGAACTTTATCTGGCACTACTTTACCTCTTTTTGTGGGAGCTCAAAACCTTGTAAAATGGGATATTTGTAATATAGAACAAGCAATCTCCCTTGTCACAGATGCACCTCGTAAGGCGATCGATTTACCATGTTTACAAATAGGTTCTTCTGCAAATTTAATTCGTTGGCGTTACCATTCGCAAACTAGAGAATTAGAATGGTTTCGGATAAATTTGGTGAATACAAAAAGTTACTGA
- a CDS encoding bifunctional nuclease family protein, whose protein sequence is MIEMRVAAIALDAVTRSPIVLLKDATERRALPIYIGQDQARSIIGALEQQATPRPITHDLMVNIFTAWNLKLDKVIISSLQDNTFYAVLCLKMGKREKNIDCRPSDAIALAIRTGCPIWVMEEVVLDASIPVDREADEEEREAFKDFVANLSPEELIRRTRKAGED, encoded by the coding sequence ATGATCGAGATGAGGGTGGCGGCTATTGCTTTAGATGCGGTAACTCGTAGTCCTATTGTTTTGTTAAAGGATGCCACTGAGCGTCGTGCCTTACCTATCTATATAGGACAAGATCAAGCTAGATCTATTATAGGAGCATTAGAGCAACAAGCAACACCAAGACCGATTACCCATGATTTAATGGTCAATATTTTTACTGCATGGAATTTAAAGTTAGACAAAGTTATTATTAGTTCTCTACAAGATAATACTTTTTATGCTGTTTTGTGTTTAAAAATGGGTAAAAGAGAAAAAAATATCGATTGTCGTCCGAGTGATGCGATCGCCCTTGCCATTAGGACAGGTTGTCCTATTTGGGTGATGGAAGAAGTAGTATTAGATGCTTCTATACCAGTAGATAGAGAAGCCGATGAAGAAGAAAGGGAAGCATTTAAAGATTTTGTTGCTAATTTGAGTCCTGAAGAATTAATCCGTCGCACTAGAAAAGCAGGAGAAGATTAA
- a CDS encoding tRNA (cytidine(34)-2'-O)-methyltransferase, producing the protein MARIVLVHPQIPPNTGNIARTCAATETELHLVAPLGFEISDRYLKRAGLDYWPHVKLTYHQNIESFIQTAREKGGRLIGLSVRGKQNYLECQFQSDDWLLFGSETDGLPPEVLQQCDLTCFITMASPSVRSLNLSVSVSVILFESIRQLRIKN; encoded by the coding sequence ATGGCTAGAATTGTTTTAGTACATCCTCAAATACCTCCCAATACAGGAAATATTGCCCGAACTTGTGCCGCTACAGAAACGGAACTACATCTTGTTGCACCTTTAGGATTTGAGATTAGCGATCGTTATTTAAAAAGGGCAGGTTTAGACTATTGGCCTCATGTTAAACTAACTTATCATCAGAATATAGAGAGTTTCATTCAAACTGCCAGAGAAAAAGGAGGAAGATTAATCGGTTTAAGTGTTAGGGGAAAACAAAATTATCTGGAGTGTCAATTTCAGTCTGATGATTGGCTTTTATTTGGCAGCGAGACTGACGGTTTACCTCCAGAAGTTTTACAACAATGTGATTTAACTTGTTTTATTACAATGGCAAGTCCTTCTGTTCGTAGTTTAAATTTATCTGTTAGTGTGTCAGTAATTTTATTTGAATCAATAAGACAATTAAGAATTAAAAATTAA